In Oryza brachyantha chromosome 1, ObraRS2, whole genome shotgun sequence, the following are encoded in one genomic region:
- the LOC102706515 gene encoding probable inactive serine/threonine-protein kinase scy1 — MFKFLKEVVAGSGSGLKDFPYTVGEPYASAWGSWTHHRGTSKDDGSAVSIFSLSGSNPQDRHLVAGRNGVKRLRTVRHPNILSFLHSTEAEVPDGPAMKHTIYIVTEPVTPLSEKLKELNLGGTQRDEYFAWGLHQISKAVSFLNNDCKLVHGNVCVTSVVVTQTLDWKLHAFDVLSEFDANNEASNSPMLQFEWLVGTQYKPMELTKSDWSSIRKSPPWAIDSWGLGCLIYELFSGAKLTRTEDLRNTASIPKSLLPDYQRLLSSTPSRRLNPSKLIDNSEFFQNKLVETIQFMEVLNLKDSVEKDSFFRKLPNIAEQLPREIVLKKLLPVLASALEFGSAAAPALVVLLKMGSWLPADQFSAKVLPTIVKLFASNDRAIRVSLLQHIDQFGESLTAQTVDEQVFPHVATGFSDTSAFLRELTLKSMLVLAPKLSQRTISGSLLKYLSKLQVDEEPAIRTNTTILLGNIANYMNDGTRKRVLINAFTVRALRDTFPPARAAGIMALSVTSSYYEMTEIATRILPNIVVLTFDPDSDVRSKAFQATDQFLQIAKQHHEKLTMGDNSAAEATGIQLKPGNAGLLGWAMSSLTQKGKGSDHGPVSSANTSNSQVSASSSVTSDNQSSTVAYAPSTSSSLDQTAPASARSSVDGWGEIENDNAQEENGSDKEGWDDVDPFDEKPPPSLLSNIQAAQKRPVVQAKQPVSNSSRLNQPKAHKPEDDPLWGPIAAPAPKNAAKSADIKSSASHSDDDDLWGSIAAPPPKSAGKPLKSAAANSDDLWGAIAAPPPSTKARPLSGRGRGTKPAQPKLGAQRIGRTSSTGM; from the exons ATGTTCAAGTTCCTCAAGGAGGTGGTCGCCGGATCCGGATCGGGCCTCAAGGACTTCCCTTACACCGTCGGCGAGCCCTACGCCTCCGCATGGGGCTCCTGGACGCACCACCGCGGCACCTCCAAG GATGATGGGTCAGCCGTGTCAATTTTTTCTCTGTCGGGGAGCAATCCTCAAGACAGGCACTTGGTTGCTGGTCGGAATGGTGTTAAGAGATTACGAACG GTTCGTCATCCAAACATTTTATCATTTCTTCACAGTACTGAAGCAGAAGTTCCTGATGGGCCTGCCATGAAGCATACAATTTATATTGTAACAGAGCCTGTTACACCACTTTCAGAAAAGCTTAAGGAATTGAACCTGGGAGGCACTCAGAG AGATGAGTACTTTGCTTGGGGTCTTCACCAGATCTCAAAAGCTGTGAGCTTTCTCAACAACGACTGCAAGCTT gTTCACGGGAATGTATGCGTGACCAGCGTAGTTGTTACTCAAACTCTAGATTGGAAGCTTCATGCTTTTGATGTTCTGTCCGAATTTGATGCTAACAACGAAGCCTCTAATAGCCCCATGTTG CAATTCGAATGGCTAGTTGGAACACAGTACAAGCCAATGGAGCTGACAAAGTCAGATTGGTCATCAATTAGGAAATCACCTCCATGGGCAATTGATTCCTGGGGACTGG GGTGTTTAATTTATGAGCTCTTTTCTGGTGCAAAGCTGACCAGGACAGAGGACCTTCGTAACACTGCTTCAATCCCAAAG TCTTTACTTCCAGATTACCAGAGGCTCTTGAGTTCTACTCCTTCTCGTAGACTGAATCCTTCTAAACTTATTGACAACAGTG AGTTTTTCCAGAACAAGTTAGTAGAGACCATACAGTTCATGGAAGTTCTTAACTTAAAGGACAGTGTTGAGAAAGATAGCTTTTTCCGTAAACTCCCGAACATAGCTGAGCAGCTTCCTCGTGAGATAGTCCTGAAAAAG TTGCTCCCTGTGCTGGCATCTGCTCTTGAGTTTGGTTCAGCTGCTGCACCAGCCTTGGTTGTGTTGTTAAAGATGGGTTCCTGGCTTCCAGCTGACCAATTTAGTGCAAAG GTTTTGCCTACAATTGTGAAGCTTTTTGCCTCTAATGACCGTGCTATCCGAGTTAGTCTTTTGCAGCACATAGATCAATTTGGGGAGTCATTGACAGCTCAAACCGTTGATGAGCAA GTTTTCCCCCACGTTGCCACTGGGTTCTCTGATACTTCTGCTTTTCTTCGTGAACTGACCTTGAAGTCTATGCTTGTATTGGCACCCAAA TTATCTCAGCGTACTATTTCAGGATCTCTCTTGAAGTATCTCTCTAAGCTCCAG GTTGATGAAGAACCTGCGATCAGGACGAACACTACTATTCTTCTTGGAAATATTGCAAACTACATGAATGATGGG ACTAGAAAGCGGGTATTAATCAACGCATTTACTGTCCGTGCATTGCGTGATACCTTTCCCCCTGCTCGAGCAGCTG GGATCATGGCGCTGAGTGTCACTAGTTCATACTATGAAATGACAGAGATTGCAACTCGTATTCTGCCTAACATCGTGGTCCTCACATTTGATCCAGATAG TGATGTGAGAAGCAAGGCTTTCCAGGCCACTGATCAATTCTTGCAAATAGCAAAACAACATCATGAAAAG CTTACTATGGGGGACAACAGCGCAGCCGAAGCTACTGGCATTCAGTTAAAGCCTGGAAATGCTGGTTTACTTGG GTGGGCTATGAGTTCTCTTACTCAGAAGGGAAAAGGTTCTGACCATGGTCCAGTTTCTAGTGCAAATACTAGTAACTCTCAAGTTTCAGCATCCTCCAGTGTCACATCAG ATAATCAATCTTCCACAGTAGCATATGCACCATCCACTTCTAGCTCTCTTGATCAAACTGCACCAGCATCAGCAAGGTCCTCAGTGGATGGGTGGGGTGAGATTGAGAATGATAATGCTCAGGAGGAGAATGGTAGCGATAAGGAAGGATGGGATGATGTAGATCCATTTGATGAGAAGCCTCCACCATCTCTTCTCTCCAACATACAGGCTGCTCAGAAACGTCCTGTGGTGCAAGCAAAGCAACcag TATCAAATTCGTCAAGATTAAATCAACCAAAGGCACATAAACCAGAAGACGATCCTCTATGGGGTCCTATAGCTGCTCCAGCACCGAAGAATGCTGCGAAGTCTGCAGACATCAAATCTTCAGCGTCACACAGTGACGACGATGACCTCTGGGGTTCAATAGCTGCACCTCCACCAAAATCAGCTGGGAAGCCTTTGAAGTCAGCGGCAGCAAACAGTGACGATTTATGGGGTGCCATCGCAGCACCCCCACCATCAACCAAAGCTAGACCCTTATCAGGTAGGGGTCGAGGAACGAAGCCAGCACAGCCAAAGCTTGGTGCACAAAGAATAGGAAGGACGTCCTCAACTGGGATGTGA
- the LOC102700859 gene encoding probable WRKY transcription factor 63, with product MAKKSDSLQVSSRGTHKRVLKDGTGGYANENTMKKVCTGTRTEYTYAPYHDGYQWRKYGQKMIRGNVFPRCYYRCTYHQDHGCPASKHVEQHNSEDPPLFRVIYANEHTCVAAGASASDYMASSMKIQQIADASLRRPEVDERPPRLDDEARRGGGYAYDMAAAMKEEKDAIVSSLLTVIRGGGHVAGSGTSNDGTAAAAAATLLPASSCRTAAPLSPPPVARSNRRRSCGGGGSVVSPASDDLELLDFTLESVLEPHWVEPLDLAWFKE from the exons ATGGCGAAGAAGAGCGACAGCCTGCAGGTCAGCTCCAGAGGAACACACAAGAGGGTTCTGAAGGATGGCACTGGGGGCTATGCCAATGAGAACACCATGAA GAAGGTTTGCACTGGCACAAGAACTGAGTACACATATGCACCGTATCATGATGGGTACCAGTGGAGGAAATACGGGCAAAAGATGATCCGCGGCAATGTCTTCCCAAG GTGCTACTATAGGTGCACGTACCATCAAGATCATGGCTGCCCCGCGAGCAAGCACGTGGAGCAGCACAACTCGGAGGACCCGCCCTTGTTTCGAGTGATCTACGCCAACGAGCACAcatgcgtcgccgccggcgcctccgcctccgactACATGGCTTCCTCCATGAAAATCCAGCAGATCGCCGACGCCTCCCTGAGAAGGCCGGAGGTGGACGAAAGGCCGCCTCGCCTTGACGACGaagctcgccgcggcggtggctatGCCTAtgacatggcggcggcgatgaaaGAAGAGAAGGACGCCATCGTGTCCTCGCTGCTCACTGTCATCAGAGGTGGCGGCCACGTTGCAGGATCCGGTACTAGTAACgacggcaccgccgccgccgccgccgctacctTGCTGCCGGCGAGCAGCTGCCGTACGGCGGCGCcattgtcgccgccgccggtggctaGAAGCAACCGTCGTcggagctgcggcggcggcggctctgtGGTTTcgccggcgtccgacgacctGGAGTTACTGGACTTCACGCTGGAGTCAGTACTGGAGCCCCACTGGGTGGAGCCTCTGGATTTGGCTTGGTTCAAAGAATAA